A segment of the Babylonia areolata isolate BAREFJ2019XMU chromosome 20, ASM4173473v1, whole genome shotgun sequence genome:
GAAAGTAAATACTGATAAATTACATAACATCACTATAGAATGgatggctgagtttggttatattattcctttttgaTTTTTGAAGTGTTTTTATTTGCTTAATTTTGAGGAACTTCGAAAAGATTGCGCGAGGGTGTGCGAGAAGCAGGTATATTACTGGAACGAACAGAATGTGTTAAACATTACTATACtcgtgttaaacaaaaataacccccccccctcccccttgtcaatagaccttgcAGGCAATGataatcaagtgtgtgtgtgtgtgtgtgtgtgtgtgtgtgtgtgtgtgtgtgtgtgtgtcttttcaacgAAAACATCTTCAACGAAACCGTACCATAAAGGCACGTTTTAAGCATACGTGTGTTAaactgaggggtgtgtgtgtgtgtgtgtgtgtgtgtgtgtgtgacgtcgctGAGAGGATGCGCGCTCTTGATTTTTGTCCCCTACCTCAGGTGCGCAGTACCTGAGCGCCCCACATCTGGTGTGCGTCTTCACGTTGGAGCGCATCCCCAGTTTGCACAGGCCCAGGTCGCAGATCCGAACGTGGTTGTCCACCCCCAGTAAAATGTTGGCCAGTTTGATGTCTCTGTGAATGTCACAGTgatcacaaaaaagacaaaggtcAGAAGCCAGCAGGTCATGATTATTGCCAGGTGGGTGGGTACTGTGAGGTGGGCCGGACggggcgggtgtgggtgtgtgtgtggggttggggggaaagggggagttggggaggggtggggggtgggggtggaagggagagacggAACGTGAACTCAAACATCCCGCTTGGTTCTCCaaggctgttctgtgtgtgtgtgtgtgtgtgtgtgtgtgtgtgacacacacacatatatatgtatgtatatatatatatatatatatatatacatacatacacgcgcgcgcgcacacacacacacacacacaccatgactatTGCAATAACGTTGATATATTATGGTCTATCCCATTCCTTAAAACTCACCCGATACCAACAAAGACTGAGCGGAGAAGTTAAGAttggtgaactctctctctctctctctccaatccttcTCTCGGCGAATACTTCAATTACCCCCTCAGTGTCTGTTATACTACGGGCGGCAAATTGTTTTCAGCCATTCAAAATCCGATGGCCTGGGCGCCAAGCCGGATTCACCACCAAAACATCAAACTGACTGGTCTTCGGTGCACTGCTTGTCGATATCTACCCCTCatgccccccaaaaacaaaacagaaaaaaaatctgcccACAACTGTTTCTTGCGTCATCATACTGGCAGACATCAACTACGACTGTTgttccttttcttcattttccccTTTCTTTAAAAAATCCCTGGATCGGAATACGGATCTGGATCATCACCCTTAACATCCATCTTCCCGACTGGTTCTTGGCCAATTGCCGACATACTGACATATGACTGCAGCGTTCTGCGTGATCCTGACACGCAAGTGAAGAAACCGAATCGGTGACCAAGTGGTGAAGTACCCGACCAGGAAGCGAGTATTCAGAGGTTCGAGTCCCATATTACGACCAGgatttttaatgataataataacaatgataataatggatacttacatagcacactatccagaaatctgctgttggtgctttacaaaatcacttcttcttttttttacataacaCGTTACATCAAtgtcacatatacacaccaaaatgtgactaaacacacacacacacacacacaatgcatacatacattttaacatacatgtgtacttaacggctaccctcaacacacacacgcacacacatacatgcatgtagttaggTACACATAGcctacatatgtatacacacatagtcaagcacagctaacgcaaaggaagtggacctgccacaactgaacttattgctgagggaaaaggtgagttttgagacgagatttaaaagacgcaagggaatgacggaggttatcagggagcttgttccacgtttttggagattgaaaagaaaacaatctgtgtcTATGGGTCTTACTTCTGACTTCTTACCTCCGCTAGATATTGATGGGTGGTCTGGTTGTTGGTCTTTCGGATGATATGATAAACTGTGGTTTCAAGTGCGCCATGTAGGCCTACtttgcgcatgttaaagaacccacccAGCAAAAGGACTGTCCCTGGGAAATTGCTGTAGACAAATCAACATGCCAACACTAACAGACAGTTAAAAAAAtgctttaaagaaagaaagaaagaaaaaaggtgaagcGGCACTGTGGCGACGGGCTTTCtttgggggagagcagcctgaatttcacacagagaaacctactgtgaaaaaagtaatgataaagcACAATACAATAACGGGACTGGTTCAAGTTCTCAGATTGATCAGAAACTGGCAGGAAaggataaaaataaatatataaataaataaataaaagaaagaacttgacaacaagaaacaaaacacaaaagaattAAAGGGAATGctcaaatgataaaaaaaaaagaaaagaaaagagaaaacctctcgtattttcttcttttattccaaACCTGTGAATGATGCCTCGGCTGTGTAAGTGGAGCAGACCCTCAACCACTTCTGCCGTAaaaaacctgtcacacacacacacacacacacacacacacacacacacaagcatatgcaGGCAGACAtgaacgtgtgcacacacacacacacacacactttcactcacgcacacatgaacTAAGGCATTCGCACTTACGCgcgcgcacccctcccccccccccctcccccgtacaAAACGCGCAAAGACACACATATGCCCGCACGTGCATTCACgcatagcacacacatacacacgtatgtttTATTCAAGGAGAGTCGCACGAACAAGTTCACGCACAACCCACACATTCATATGTATTATTCGAGGACACTCGCACGCATGTGCTGTGTCTTTGATTAAATTAGCAgaaccgtatgtgtgtgtgtgtgtgtgtgtgtgtgtgtgtgtgtgtgtgtgtgtgtgtgtgtgtaatgtctctctctcgtcatcccTTGTAACTGCACGTTTGGATCAAGGGCTGACGGAATGAACACCACCCACAGACCTCTCACGGAAAGCAATGCGTTTCTTTCCTGGATGAGATTAAAAACTGAATAATTGAGTGGTCGGTTGTTTGGATGTACATCCGTACGTAAAAAGCTGCCGCGACTCGATGTATCTATCGCTCCatcccgggtgtgtgtgtgtgtgtgtgtgcgtgtctgtttgtgtgtacgcgcgtgcacgtgtgcatgcgcacgtgcttGTGCAaatgtgcgtacgtgtatgtctgACCTAATAACTCCTGTCCCtcgtccttgttctttttcttttcttttctttttttttttccattgctatGTTCAACTTGTCTCTTTGCACAATACCGataagggagggagatgggagaaagaCTAAGGCATGGAGAGAAACAAGAGctcatgcaagagagagagaggcgagaggagacagggacagagagataacaAGACAGATATCGGAGGTCGcgaccgttttgttgttgtttgtatgtaccGATCAGTAAGAATGCGAGAAGAGATgtaaggagtttcagtttcagtagctcaaggaggcgtcactgcgttcggacaaatccatatacgctacaccacatctgccaagcagatgcctgaccagcagcgtaacccaacgcgcttagtcaggccttgagaaaaaaaaggtcaataaataatagataagcgtacataaataaataaataataattataatataaaaaaggtagtaataataataataataataatagtaataataataataataataataatgaataaataaatatgacaacaatgatgataaataagcaaatacatgtaaaacatgaagacacacattcacacatgcacccacacatgcataacagatatgcaccaaacatgcagtttcacagatatgaaagcacagtcaaatacacaaacgtacatgagccccaacacaaacacacacacacacacacgccacacacatgaccctgcacctcctctaccccctccacacactcatttctacgctacgtatcgcagcttgcacagcacacacacatacacacacacacacacacaaacacagagatgaacacttacttgtacaagcacacacacatacgcccatatcccccacccccaaccccacacacatatatacaaagatatatatatacacacccgcacgttccaatatcctgctgctcccacagtgtagacatgcatacactcacatacctcatcctctacccccccccctccccccacctccccttcacacacacacacacacatacgcacgtgcgcagaactctcctgacacttgtgtacacttacaccctcgcgcatgcacaaacgcactcaaaaacacagacccacacatacacacaaacacacacatacacacacgcacagaggctgccactgattggccgcaagagggatgggaaaagatctctgatgccaagaacgtggcgtctagtgtgttgctcagtctattgtatttggaaaagcccacagagaccctgttccgttttgaagaaatttgcgcaatgttggtttggaaatgatgccgatatttgtttgatttgcaaagcatcgtgctctacctttcatgttagacttacggccgctccctctctctgcttttatttctttgaggcgatcgatggtgtgatggccttgtacctgtttttctgaggatttccgattttcctagatgtaggccgctcgttggtgttgcgttaccagcaagtctgtcagttcgctcatttcccttaacacctgcatgtcccgggcagtatgaccatgtgagtttttaaatctgaaagttgcgcattgccttatgccactctgggcttcccattccgttttcaattttctgtatgaggttcattgagtcggttagaatcatggcatgttggtttccgggcgtatgggtggacgatagccactggagggcatgtgtcacagcttcagcttccatcgttaggctggaggttgtgactttgtaggcagcattctcttccctaattgtttttccattttgtttcgcagtgaatccccaaccggactggtctttggtgactgagccatctgtgtatatgatgatgtcctcttctttactgttttcttctatgagcagcctcacttccgcatcagttttgccctctggccattcccgacaatgtcttcctagagtgggtgcaatggctgtgttgaatagatggttgaggttttcggggtttttctcccattcttttgtttctttcaggtcttgttgtcggcatactagctggattgtgtcttctgcttgccccatccatgatcttcctcgtcctagacggctgccttttggttctttgactgcgtcatgcagtgggttttgagggttttctaatgctttgaagtaggtcttaacctgttctaacttgtttctggcctgcactgaaggaaggtcaagcaggtatcgcatggtttccgtgggcgtgtcttttgttgttccaaggatcagcctcatagcttcattttgaactctttccaattctaggaggttgctttgagatggtgttgttagcccaagtccgtagtcgatcacactgaggacgagtgattggtatagcaggaagaggtggcgttgttcaatacctttggttgccattgcctttaagactgaatggccctttttgcatttgagaacagtattttccgtatgttttctgaaggtcagcatcctgtcgaagtgtattcctaggtagcgtaggcagaGAAAGATGTAAGGAAAAGTCACTCTGCTGCTTTCTGAACAATGAtgtcgttaaactgaagaaagaactTGTGTTTACTGTGGTCTTTTactaagaaacattatttttgatcatccaacagatttggttgttttgctctctctccctctctcactctgtcattttacacacacacacactctctctctctagtgtagGAGAGCAACGAAATAAGAACACGAGCtacggggggtgaggaggggggagggaggtgaattAACACGGAAACAAAAATGATCGTAATAAACAATTGGCATACTCTGAAATTTTTTACAGAAAAAGATTTGGATTGAGGCAATCGAGTGGGTAATTCgagtctttctctatttctcttgcacacatatacactcaacacattatctctcccgccccccccccccccctttctctctctctctcttattgacacacacgcacgcgcatttaCTCTTCCtatccattcacacacaaactactcccgcccatccacacacactctctctcttacacacgcacacgcgcacgcacgcatgcgcacgcattCCCAATCTAACAACCCACCcagccacactgacacactacaaTGTCCTATCACCTGCAGGTGTCTTCACACAAATGGCCATACTCTTCAATAATTTTGGCCAGGCTGCCCCCGCAGTGGTACTGCATCAGCAAGTAACAGGCACCCTGCAAGGAAGGCCATCATCGGCGTCACACTTTTTTCCCTGCCTTCTTACATGACCATCACCATGTACTATGATGTCACCACTGTTCTGTCGTCAGTCCGACTAAATAAGTCAACTTTTACACAgattgccttaaaaaaaaaagaataaacaaagaccaaaaaaaaaaaagagtaggtcATAGCAACATGATGATgacgtgttggtggtgatggtgatgacgatggtgggggtcgtgggggtggtgatggtgggtcaAGTGTgaagatttttgcgatctcccaggtcaacgtatgtgcagacctgctagtgtctgaatacccttcgtgtgtatacgcacgcagaagatcaaatacgcacgttggagatcctgtgatccatgtcagcgttcggtgggttatagaaacaataacatacctacCATAGCTGCCTACAGGGCGTGGCCAAATAAACAAATagtcatacacgtcaaatgtaACATGTATGAGTACatattatgtgtgcgtgactgaaacctgactaaatgacacagaaaacgactaatgagcgcccaatggcagctgtcagttggctttacacaggtaggcagcctgttgtgcaaatgactccgtgtttacaaagcgcttagagcttggtctccgacaggggataggcgccatataagtacctATCCATATCAtgccgatgacgatgatgatcacacacacaccctcacatgcATACGAACGCCCGCACGCACAAAGATATTCATGGTATTCATTTACCAAGAAAGATTTGATTATTGAAACCCCTTTCTTCCCATCCATCTTAACATCCCACTTTTCCACtcgtcccctacacacacacacacacacacacacacacacacaccaacagcagcagcaccatcaccaccacaaccacatcaccTATCAACCATCTACCATACctacacacaaaccccacccaccaccacaaccgggatgcccccaccacccccacacccccacgtgcgtgcacacacacgcacacaccccacccaccaccacagctGGAACATCCCCACAACTCACGCTGGTCTGGAAGCAGCTGTGGAAGCGGACTATGAAGGGGGACATGCCAATCTGGATGAAAGCGTGCAGCTCCTTCATGCGCAGTGTGCGCGGGCACTGGTCCTTTTCCATCACCTTCATGGCCAGTCTCTCGCCCGTCACCTTCAGCTCAACTAGCTTCACCTGCACATACAAGCAGCTACGCACCGAAGAACAAACCTGCCTAGCTTGTTGTGGGCCAAGAGCTTCTGACCAACTTCAcctgcacacacgtgtacacaccgAAAGAAACACCtgggtgtgcatcctgggtatattcttgtttcttggGGATTTTCAGGCGAAGGGTGGAAGGGTAAGTATTTCTCAATGATTttgcagagaaaaaacaaatagTTTACTGGACAATAGTTTGTACAGTTGCACAGCTGGTCAGAGCATTACCAGCTTGGCAGGTTTGGGAATGAGTACATTCAGATCTTCTGCCAGAAGGATACAGATTTTAAGAATATATatggttttaaaaaaatataataaaaagccCACTACGCAGTGCAAATCTACTTTGGGCAGTTTGAAGGCGGTTTTTGGAAAGATATCACCTGTTCATGTTGTAATGATTTCATCAAGGCTAGCTGGGGAATCATTATATTATGTTTGAAGAGTGCGCGTTTGTACTCTCACCCAGAAAGTGTATTGTGTGTAGGCAAGGACTTAATATACAAGACCCATTCAAAATATAAATACAAGCATCTAAAAATAATTATATTACGCCTCGTCAGAAACTATTGAAGTGAACTGTGGTTTTGTAATGAAaatcaaatgaaagaaaagaaaagaaaatgggcaATGATGTGAACATAACCCATAGATTTTAATCATCTAATGTTatctgaacaaataaacaaaaattacaCAAATGATAAAGAAAATCACCCCAAGTGAAATAAAtatatcaagaaaaaaagaagaagtaaaaatagataaataaacaatgggCAGAAAATCGTAAATACATCATGTGCACCTCACAAAACCGAATGAGGCATGACCCAGTTCCTTGATAGTTCCGAAGAAAGCGTCGGGTGCTGGGGGCATGCTTTGGGATTTGAAAAATATTTCAAGAAAAGTTATTAGGATTacactgttgttgcttttttatgacAACTACACGATGCTTTAGGGACAACGATTTTGACTTGTGTTATTGTTTATTGTCTGGAAATGTTTAGCTGAAATCATTAAGTTAAAATAAATAGAATGGAAATGACAGATTCGAATTAGGTATACTTCTTTGAAAACTAGAGACTTACAAAATAGAATGACAAGAGAGGcaacgccttcaagactcacttgtgatatgcacttctTCAAACACAggaatgatggagagagaaaaaatctatCATGCAAAAGGGATAATCTAGCAAAAAGACTcattgatgtgaccttgaccttagaCATCTAAATTTGCATTGCACTGATGTTCTGGCCACGAGGTATTGGATAAAATATTAAGTGATGACAATGTAAATCAAATTTCAATGATAAATGCAAGCAAACATATTTACTTTAAAACAGCAGTTGGAATTATTGCATTTACATTAAGGAAAAGAAGATAAGGTCAGGGCAAGAAGAAAGTGGACAGAAGAAGGAAAACGTAACATCAAGTATTTTGTAACCTAGAGAAagccaaaggaaagaaaaagatcatAACCAGATTATGTAAAGAAACAGGTGATGTTGTAACAAACCAAAACGGCAAAATGAAATTCTTCAGGAACAAGTGTCTTTCTATCCGAAGCAATATAGCCTGACAACGTTTGCAGATAACATTAAGGAAACAACAAATAGATTTATAAATGGTGAAAAACTTTTCACGCCTTTCAGAAAATGATGCTATGAGTGAAGGCATGATTATTACATGGGAAACAACCAGCACattgaaaaaataaagaatgggTCAGCTCCAGGTAGTGACGGTTTAACTGTgaattcttttttccccctttataaTGAATTAAGCAACACAGTGACGCTTTTATTCGAAGAATCCTTCCATGAAGGAGAACTTTTATATACACAAAACAATGTATTATTACATTATTAGAGTTTACTAGAGAACAACTAGTCAACTGGAGACCAGTATAACTTTGACAAATTCTGATATCAACCAAGCTTCTAGGACAACGATAAAGTCTTGCAATAAATAAACTTGTCAATGAAGATCAAGTGGGTTACATCAAAGGAGGAAACATTGAAACTATCACAGTCTATAGATGATACGATTAACTATATGAATAAAacttaataaacaaacaaacaaaacaaaacaaacaacaacaaaaagtgtagtTGTTAGCTACTGATTAATGTAAAGCCTTTGATTCCATTTTGAAATCTTATATCCTGCAAATATTTAACAAATTTTAGCTTTGGACATGATTTTCAAAGATTGGTTTCTGTACTAACAAAGGGAATATCAGTTCAATAAATCATAGCGGATGGATTTCAGAACCATTTGAGGTATTTTGTGGCATTGGACAGGGCTGTCCAGTTTCCTCCGTTGGCGTTTGTTTTGGCATTAGAACTCCTTGCAGTTAAATCAGAAATAGTTGCAGTGCACCATCTGAATGTGATTACGCTATTATACAACATTTGAAACAGTATCTGTGACATGTATATAAACAGATTTATTAGTGATATGGTGAGAACTATcaaaaagacagataaatagataaataaaagaacataGGATACCATAAAAACATAACACATAAATTCCAATCATCCAATGTTAtctgaacaagcaaacaaacaaaatcaaataaatgatttaaaaaaaaccaaaaaaaacccaaaactatCCCCAAGTAAGATAAATATATCGAGAAAAGAAcaagtaaaaaattaaaaaaggataaAGGACAGAAAATCGTAAAGATATCGTGTTCATCTCACAGAGCCAAATGAACCATGACCCAATTCCTTGACAGTTCTGAAGAAAACATCGGGTGACGGGGGCAAGGCTCGGTCTTCATTTGGGTGgcattcctgtttgaacacaaaccaaacgatctctctctctctctctctctatctctctctctatatatat
Coding sequences within it:
- the LOC143295467 gene encoding ribosomal protein S6 kinase beta-2-like, coding for MKVMEKDQCPRTLRMKELHAFIQIGMSPFIVRFHSCFQTSGACYLLMQYHCGGSLAKIIEEYGHLCEDTCRFFTAEVVEGLLHLHSRGIIHRDIKLANILLGVDNHVRICDLGLCKLGMRSNVKTHTRCGALRYCAPEVLAREWYSREVDWWSLGVVLYRLLTGQYPFDAASRDVIEDMIKYGEPNLELVPEGPARDIITELCARAVSYGGWLSGRRIPRHPDAG